A single genomic interval of Panthera uncia isolate 11264 chromosome A1 unlocalized genomic scaffold, Puncia_PCG_1.0 HiC_scaffold_17, whole genome shotgun sequence harbors:
- the RPL26L1 gene encoding LOW QUALITY PROTEIN: 60S ribosomal protein L26-like 1 (The sequence of the model RefSeq protein was modified relative to this genomic sequence to represent the inferred CDS: deleted 1 base in 1 codon): MKFNPFVTSDRSKNRKRHFNAPSHVRRKIMSSPLSKELRQKYNVRSMPIRKDDEVQVVRGHYKGQQIGKVVQVYRKKYVIYIERVQREKANGTTVHVGIHPSKVVITRLKLDKDRKKILERKAKSRQVGKEKGKYKEELIEKMQE, encoded by the exons ATGAAGTTCAACCCCTTCGTGACCTCGGACCGCAGCAAAAACCGCAAACGCCACTTCAATGCCCCCTCGCACGTGCGCAGGAAGATCATGTCTTCCCCGCTCTCCAAGGAGCTGCGGCAGAAGTACAACGTCCGCTCCATGCCCATCCGCAAGGACGACGAGGTCCAG gTGGTTCGAGGACACTACAAGGGTCAGCAAATAGGCAAGGTAGTCCAGgtgtacagaaaaaaatatgtcatcTACATCGAGCGAGTGCAGCGTGAGAAGGCTAATGGTACAACTGTTCATGTGGGCATTCACCCCAGCAAG GTAGTTATCACCAGGCTAAAACTGGACAAAGACcgg aaaaaaattcttgaacgCAAAGCCAAGTCTCGACaagttggaaaagagaaaggcaaatataagGAAGAACTTATTGAGAAAATGCAGGAGTGA